From Methanococcus voltae:
TGACGTAAATTATCTTTCACAACTTCAGAAAGAAACTGGCAGTAGTGCAGCTTTAACGTTGTATGACTCAAGGATATCCACCACTGCAGATAATAAAGATTTGCTCGGTGAAAAAATTAATTCTGAAGCTTACAATTACTTAAAAACTCAAGATAAATACTATGAGAGCATGGTAATTAATGGAGAATACTATTATTGTGCATATAAAGCGTTAAGAGATGTAAATGGTAATTTAGTTGGTACTTTGGGGATTGGAGTACCTACTGAAGAGATAATATCCGTTTTAGATGATACAAAACGTCAAAACGTAACTGTTATAATCGTAGGTATATTATTAGGCTTATTGATATCCTTATACACTAGTAGACTTATTACAAGACCATTAGGTAGATTAAAAGAAATTGCCGAACAATTTGGAGCTGGAAACTTTTCCAGTCGTGCCGATATTAAAACAGGAGATGAATTAGAAGCTTTAAGTAATTCATTTAATGGTATGGCAGACAATATTCAATCAATGAACAAATTGATGGAAACGGATAAAGAAAAATTAGCGGAAACCATTATGGACGTTTCAAAAGTCATGAAAAAACTTTCAGAGGGTGATTTTACAGCCCATGCTGACGAAAGCAAAGACATCAATGGCTTGCAAAAGTCAATTAACTTAGCAATTGAAAATATTGGCGAATTAATCAAAGACTTAAGAAAAGATATAGAAGTATTGGATAATGAAATAGAATTGGTCGAAAGTCAATTGGTAAATGCTGAAGAAAGTGCTGAACAATTAACCGATGCAGCCTCACAAGTGGCTAATGCAGCGTCTGAACAATCTGTAAAATTACAAAACTCTACTGAACAATTGATGGAAACTTTTGAAGATGCTAAATCGGTCAACGATACGATAGAGAATATGGTTAAAATTGCTGGGTCAATAAAGGTAAATTCAAATGAAGGAATAGAAAAAGTTGAAAATGCTACAGGAACTATGGATAATATTGCTAGTGTTATTGATGACCTTAGTAAATCCATTAGCGAGCTAGGAACTGAAAGTAAGAAAATTAACGAAGTAACTACGTTAATTAAGGATATTGCAGACCAAACAGGTCTTTTAGCACTCAATGCAAGTATTGAAGCAGCAAGAGCAGGGGAAGCAGGAAAAGGCTTTGCCGTTGTAGCAAGTGAAATTAAAGACCTTGCCGAAGAAATTAAGAAATCTGTGGAAGATATTAATAAAACCATCAAAGGTATTAATTCTAAAATCGATGAAACAATTGAACTTGGAAATAATGGAAAATTACAAGTTGAAAAAGGAGTTTTAGCTATTGATGAAGTTAACTCAGCCTTTGAAGGTATACAAGATGGCGTAGCTAATTCAGGTTCAAGAATGAATACTATATATACAGGCTCACAGAATGCGTCCACTAATGTAAATTTAGCACTAAAAAACTCACAAGAAGTTGCGGCTATTGCAGAAGAATTTGCAGCTACTGCTGAAGAAGTAACCGCGTCTACAGAAGAGTTGAATAGTATTATTGAAGAAATAAGGAACGCTTCCGAGGAATTGACGAAAATTTCCCGTAATGTTTCTAAAAAAACTAATGAATTTAAAGTATAATATAATTTAATAACAATATTAAAAAATAGGAATATTAAAAAATAAAATAAAATAAAATAAAAATAATAGCAGTATATTTTATAATATTACTGTATATAATCCTCAATTTCCTTTAAATTGGGGAAATACATAATTTCTTTTTCTTTTATTATTGGATAAATTTTTTCTTTAAAACTTTCAGATTTAAGTTCTTTCAAATAGGGTGATAAAAAATTACCAAATAATTCATTTATTTTTACTCCCGAAGGTATATTTGAAAATGAGGGTAATACTAAAATATTTTTTAAATCATGATTTTTATAATTTTTATTATCATTATCATTATCATTATTTTCTTTATTATTTTCAAAATAAGTACTATAATCTGCAATATGTAAATAACTTGGAAATCTGTGATTATTTAATTCTAAAACCGGGTGTTCATGCCCCATAACCATTAAGGTTATATCTGATTTGAAATTTAAATTTTCTTGGTTTAGTATTTTATGACCATGATAATAAAGTAAACCATCTACCTTGTAATATTCGTATATTTCATACAGATCACTATCTTCAAGCTTTGAATATTCTTGATAAATTCCATCGCCTTTATCCTTCATTTTTTTCTTCAATTCTGCATTTTTCTCATTTATTTCATCATTAAACCTATTTAAACATTCATTTAATACATAATCAATCATTATATCGTGATTACCCCTAACTAATATTAATTTGGTATCTTTATACTCGTTATGTATTAATTTCAATATTTCATACATTACATCGTAAGTCTTGTAAGGTATTTTATTAAAATGATGTAAAATATCTCCAACCATTATAAATTTTTTAGGTCGATATTTATCTAATAAATAAACAATTCTATTAATTATAACGGTTTTTTCGTGCAATGGAAATAATACACCCTTTCTTTTAAATTGCTCTTCTAATCCGATGTGCAAATCAGAAACTGCCACAGTTTTGTTTCTAGAATCTATCAAAGCATTCTTATCAAAATTTAAATCTAAATCTCTGTAAAAATTGGCTATTTCCTGCATTTTATCAAATCTCTTATAATTGCTATTAATAAAATTAAAATTAAGTAATAAATTTATAATAATTTATAATAATTTATAATACGTTATAATACCATGTACTAATTTATTATTTTATGAAATTATTCAAATTTTTGTAAGTATTTTGAAGCACTCGAAAAGGCGTAGACTCCTTCACCTACTGCTTTAGAAACTTGCAAAACTCCTCCCGTTATATCCCCGCAAGCATATATCCCTTCGATATTCGTTTCACAGTTTTTATTAGTTACTACAAATCCTTTGTTTAGCTCTATGTTACTATCACTTAAAAATTCATTATTTGGCGTGTAACCAAGCATTATAAACGCTCCATCTCCATTTATAACTTGTTTTTGATTATTATTATTATTATTATTATTATTAGCATTAGTATTATTCTTAGTATCTAGCATTTCAACTTCTATACCCTCAAATTTAACTTCCCCTTTAAATTCCAATGGTTTTGCATTGTATATTATCTCTAAATTCTCAATTTTTTCAAGTCTATCCATAATAATTTTTTCTACGACTTTTATTTCTGATTTATCCGTTACTATTGTAATCTTTTTGGCAATATCTTTTAAATTGTACGCCGCCATAGCTGCAGGTGTATTTCTACCGATTACTAAAACGTGTCTGTCTTTAAAGAAGAAAGCATCACACATAACACAGTAACCAACACCTTTACCGACATACTCGTCTTCATTTATGCCCAAAGACTTATATTTGCTACCTGAAGCAATTACAACAGTTTTTGTTATGTAGTCGTTGTTACTAGTTACTACTTTATGGTAAGATAATTTATTATTCCCATTTTCATCGTGTATGGTAACCGCGTTAGGTACAACATTAATCACTTCTTCGTGTACTATTGGTAGGTTTAAGCTGTTGGCGTGCTCTGCAAAATTATTAGCAAGTTCAAAACCTTTTATTTGAGAATAGCCCAGGTAATTTTCAACTACGCCTGCTTCTGCTATTTTACCGCCTGCAT
This genomic window contains:
- a CDS encoding metallophosphoesterase encodes the protein MQEIANFYRDLDLNFDKNALIDSRNKTVAVSDLHIGLEEQFKRKGVLFPLHEKTVIINRIVYLLDKYRPKKFIMVGDILHHFNKIPYKTYDVMYEILKLIHNEYKDTKLILVRGNHDIMIDYVLNECLNRFNDEINEKNAELKKKMKDKGDGIYQEYSKLEDSDLYEIYEYYKVDGLLYYHGHKILNQENLNFKSDITLMVMGHEHPVLELNNHRFPSYLHIADYSTYFENNKENNDNDNDNKNYKNHDLKNILVLPSFSNIPSGVKINELFGNFLSPYLKELKSESFKEKIYPIIKEKEIMYFPNLKEIEDYIQ
- a CDS encoding NAD(P)/FAD-dependent oxidoreductase, which gives rise to MEIGNLKDMIIIGGGPAGLVAGIYAMRGGVNAICIEKENAGGKIAEAGVVENYLGYSQIKGFELANNFAEHANSLNLPIVHEEVINVVPNAVTIHDENGNNKLSYHKVVTSNNDYITKTVVIASGSKYKSLGINEDEYVGKGVGYCVMCDAFFFKDRHVLVIGRNTPAAMAAYNLKDIAKKITIVTDKSEIKVVEKIIMDRLEKIENLEIIYNAKPLEFKGEVKFEGIEVEMLDTKNNTNANNNNNNNNNQKQVINGDGAFIMLGYTPNNEFLSDSNIELNKGFVVTNKNCETNIEGIYACGDITGGVLQVSKAVGEGVYAFSSASKYLQKFE
- a CDS encoding methyl-accepting chemotaxis protein, whose translation is MKKINSIVKKLSHKMLILSMISIIIPMVALSAFSINGLDNLASESLDKSAELSLNSGCVALNDKINYYEKFSEYVSSTTGLKKEILAEDIPSIKNRINLLNNVQNVELMVIADDKGNILASNAKNNDFEVNSVISKFSKSSKTIAFESIPGNIAEKFSNYKVRNTNDALSIVSVTPIYCTEEVMSTSDKSGDTIGYFIIVDVLNNDVNYLSQLQKETGSSAALTLYDSRISTTADNKDLLGEKINSEAYNYLKTQDKYYESMVINGEYYYCAYKALRDVNGNLVGTLGIGVPTEEIISVLDDTKRQNVTVIIVGILLGLLISLYTSRLITRPLGRLKEIAEQFGAGNFSSRADIKTGDELEALSNSFNGMADNIQSMNKLMETDKEKLAETIMDVSKVMKKLSEGDFTAHADESKDINGLQKSINLAIENIGELIKDLRKDIEVLDNEIELVESQLVNAEESAEQLTDAASQVANAASEQSVKLQNSTEQLMETFEDAKSVNDTIENMVKIAGSIKVNSNEGIEKVENATGTMDNIASVIDDLSKSISELGTESKKINEVTTLIKDIADQTGLLALNASIEAARAGEAGKGFAVVASEIKDLAEEIKKSVEDINKTIKGINSKIDETIELGNNGKLQVEKGVLAIDEVNSAFEGIQDGVANSGSRMNTIYTGSQNASTNVNLALKNSQEVAAIAEEFAATAEEVTASTEELNSIIEEIRNASEELTKISRNVSKKTNEFKV